From Syntrophales bacterium:
ACCAGGATTACGATTACAATATAGGCAAGTACCTTTCCCGGGGCCCACAAATGCTTCTTTGTTTTCTCCCTCTCTTTGTCACCTTCCATTTCGGTATCAACGAGTTCTTTTTCTTCCAACAAATCATCAAAGTCGGGGAATTCTTTTTCGATTTCCTGCTCGGCTGTCTCTTCGATTTCAATATCAACGGGTTCTTTTTCTTCCAACAGATCATCAAAGTCGGGGAATTCCTTTTCGATTTCCTGCTCGGCTGTCTCTTCTTCAATTTCAGCTCGGGAGGATTCTTTTTCCTCCATAACTTCAACCGGTGGAGCAACTCTTTCCCTTGAGGGATTTTCCTGGAAAAACACATTTTTGCAGCGACTACATCTGACCCGCGCTCCCTCTCCAACAATTAACGATTCATCAAACCTGTATTTTGTTCCGCACTTTTCACACTCAATTATCATGATTTTCCCTCTGAACAGTTATTCTTCAACCACACCCACATACGGCAAAGAACGACCCACTTCATTACAATCAAGGCCGTACCCTACAACAAATCCTTCATCCATAGCAAAACCTACATAATCCGCATCAAAATCAATCTCTCTTCGGTGTTTTTTGTCTAAAAAAACACAGACTTTCAGAGAGCGCGGATTCCTCTCTTTCAATTTATCTACTAAAAAAGATAATGTAAGGCCGGTATCTACTATGTCTTCTACTATGAGAACGTTTTTCCCTTTTATGTCTGTTTCAATATCTTTTTTAAATTCTATCTTTTCTGAGCTTGCCGTCCCGGAACCATAGCTTGCAACTCTGACAAAATCCACAACACATGGTATGCTAAAATATCTTATCAGGTCCGCCATAAAAACAAAAGCGCCCTTGAGGATACCGATTACTATTAATTCATCTTCCTGATAGTCACGGGAAATAATGTCAGCCAGGTCCTTTACTCTTTTGTCAATTTCCTCTTTGGTATAGAGAATTTCTTTAATCTTCATAGGACAAATCTTCCTTTCCGGAACAATACCCAAGGCTAAAAAAAATGTCAATTCAAATCAACTGTTTTACGAACACCGGGGCATAATACGAAGTTGCATTGAAAGATGACTCTGTCGGGCGAGACGCCCGGCCTACCACGGGGGTAGGACAGGCGCCCTCGCCTGTCTATAAAGGTAAAAGATGAATGAAACTTGGTGTATCGTTTTTCTCCTGAAAATGCAAGGCGAGTGGATTTTCCGCTACTTGCTGTGGGAAGTTTTAATTGTAGAAATAAACGTATAATCGTGTTAAAAGTCTAAATCTCAAATTTAGCTGGTTTCGGAAAGAGAAAGCTGCCTGACAATGCCATTCTTTTCAAGAAAATTAATGAAGAACAATTGGGTATGGGTCGATAATTACTCAAAACTCGATAAGGCAAAAAAAGGTATTGAAAGGTCTTCTACTATTTGTGTGGATACAGAATATGATTCATTTCGATACTTCCGGGACAAGCTCTGTTTAATCCAGATAAAAGCTGCCAACAGTACCTACCTTTTTGATCCACTGAACACATTGGATCTTTCTTTTTTAGGGAGTATATTCTCCAATCCGGACATTCTCAAGGTAGTGCACGCTGGCGATAATGACATTCGCATTTTAAAACGGGATTATGGATTTGAATTCAAGAATATTTTTGACACCCATAGGGCCGCTTCAATTCTTGGATGCCAGTACCTTTCTCTTGAATCCATTATATTTCAGTATCTTGGTGTCGAATTAAACAAGACAAAGAAAATGCAACGGTCGCGATGGGAGAACCGTCCACTGACAGATGAGCAGATAATCTATGCGGTTCGAGATACCCAGTATCTGACAGATTTATATGTTCGGCTTAAAGACGAAATCAAACAGGAGGGACTGGAAAGAGTAGCATCTGAAGCCTTTGATAAAATGATGGCTGTTGAATGGCACGAAAAAAGTCTTGATTTTAACGGGCACCTAAAAATTAAGGGGGCCAAGGATCTGAACAGATATCAACGAAGCCGTCTAAAGACTCTATATCGCTGGCGTTTCAAAAAGGCAAAGGAGACGAATATCGCACGCTTTATGATTTTATCTGATCAGAATATACTTGATTTGTCTAAAATAGAAAAATGCTCTGTTGAATCACTCGGGACCATCCCGACCCTTTCTTCCAGAAAGGCGAAAACCTTAGGGCAGGAGATTATTGAAGTCTTAAATCGACTTTAATGGATTCGCAAAAAGTGATGAAACTGATCCTTTGTCATCCTGAACTTGTTTCAGGATCTCACTTGTTTCAGCATGACATCATTTTTACTGAGTGCCCCCAATTAAAATCTGTAGCGTGCCCCCTTCTGTGGGGCACAGAGACCCCACGCTACGGGGTACAGAAGGCTTTATAAAATCATGCCAGAATACCCCGTGCTGTGTACGGGGATGAATGGCATCCTTATATTTTCCTCTCCCCCGGTGGGAGGTTAGGGAGAGGGGGAATTCACTTAATTATCATTCCCAGATTATCTTTCGCAGTAACCATTTTATCCCCCAGAGATATCCCACAGTAGATGCAGGTATAGTCGTATTTTTCTCCACCGAGAAGGACTAACAACAGTTTTTTCCTGACAGGAACCGCTCTTTTGCAATTTGGACAGTAAAGTTCTGTGGCATCGAAATCTCTGTATGTTTCCTTTTTCATGCTACTCAGTCATCCCCCTCAGGTATTTTTCCCGCATTTTCCAGCCACACTGTGGCTTCACTATCACTCGGAGCCCTGTAATCACTTCTTGGAGAAAGGGAACCGCCGGAACCAACCTTGGGACCGTTTGGCGCGCAGGAACGCTTGAACTGGCTGATCTTAAAAAATCTGAAAAGGTAAACCTGAAGCCAGTGTTTGATCTCCCCGAGAGTGTAGTCATTTCTTCTATGTTCCGGTACATCCGGCCAGAGCCCTTTATCTTTATCTTTCCATGCAGAATGTGCCATAAAAGCAATTTTGGTGGGAAGATACCCAAACCGGGTGGTATAGAAAATGTTGAAGTCCTGTAGTTCATAGGGCCCTATCTCCGATTCGGTTTTTTGTGTGTCCTTGCCGGGAATCAATTCAGGGGTGATTTCCGTTTCAAGAATATCAAAAAGGATACCCGATGTTTCCTGATTGAACTGAACAGTGTTTGCCACCCAGCGTATGAGATACTGAATCAGTGTCTTTGGTACGCTGGTGTTCACGTTGTAGTGGGACATGTGATCACCAACCCCGTAGGTACACCACCCGAGGGCGAGTTCGCTGAGGTCTCCCGTTCCGACCACCAGTCCGTCTCTCAGATTGGCAATGCGAAACAGATGTGATGCGCGTTCTCCGGCCTGCACATTCTCGAATGTAATATCATAAACTTCCTTTCCCTCTGCATAGGGATGGCCGATATCCTTGAACATTTGCATACAGCTATCTTTAATATCAATCTCATTTGCCTCCACACCGAGAGCCTTCATTAACCTGACCGCATTGGTGTAAGTTTTATCCGTAGTTGCAAAACCGGGCATTGTATAAGCCTTGATGTTGGATCGCGGTAGATTGAGGAGATCCATGGTCCGAGCCGCTACTATGAGTGCATGTGTGGAATCGAGCCCGCCCGATATTCCAATAACAACATTCTGAATACCCGAGGACTTCAATCTCTTTGTTAGACCCTGTACCTGTATATTGTATGCCTCAAAGCAGAGCTGATCACGTTTAGCAGGATCTGCAGGAACATAGGGGAATCTGGGGTATTCCCTTGTCAGCAGAATCCGTTTGCCGGGAGTCTCGATAGAAAAAGAAATTTTACGAAATCGTGCGAGTATGTTTTTGTGTGTCCGGGCATTCTGGCCAAAGCTTGTCATGCGCATTCTGTCCTGGGCAAGGCGGTCCAGATCTAAATCTGCATAGATGATTTGAGTGTCCTGGGAAAATCGTTTGGACTCTGTTAGCAGGTTGCCATTCTCATAGACCATGGCATGTCCATCCCAGGCTAAATCTGTGGTTGATTCCCCTGTGCCGGCTGCCGCGTAGAGATACGCTGATACACAGCGTGCTGATTGGTTTGAAGCGAGGTTGCTGCGGTATTCCGATTTTCCTATGGTAACATTGGAGGCGGATAGATTTCCCACTACAGTCGCTCCCGCCATCGCCGCAAACCCGGATGGCGGTACAGGGACCCAGACATCCTCGCATATCTCTATAAAGAATTTGAAATGTTTAATATTTTCCACATCAAATATGATATTCGCTCCGAATGGGATATTCTCCTGTCCGGAGAGATTGATCGTTTCAGAAAGTGCCTCCTCAGCGGGGCTGAACTGACGGCCCTCGTAAAATTCCCGGTAATTGGGAAGATAGGATTTGACCGCAACCCCCAAGATTTTTCCACGATAAAGGACAATCCCGCAGTTGAAAAGTGAAGAATCGACCTGAAGGGGCGCTCCCACAACCATGATGAGATTTAAATCTCTTGTGGCGTCGATGATATATTCAAGGGAGTCCAGCACACTCTGCAGAAGGGCATCCTGGTGGAAGAGGTCTTCGTTGGAATAGGCCGAAATTCCGAGTTCCGGGAAGAGGGCGAAAATGGCGTTGTTCTCCGCCGCCTCCTTTGCCAGCTTGACCGTACTTTCCGCATTAAAAACCGTGTCGGCAACTCTCACCTCCGGTATACAGACAGCCACTTTTACAAATCCATGGTTGTAAAGATTGAAAAATTGTTTCATGGTTTTTACCTCTATATTCTGTTCATTAAAGTTCCTTTTTTACCATATAAGGAATTATCTCTTCACTGACAAGTCCTGCTATTTCACTATAAATATTAAAAAACTCTGTCAACCCAAAACTTTCTTCAGGGGTCAGGTCTTGCAATAACACATTTCAAATGGGTTGTTCGATGCCGTACAGGTGGAATGTTGTATTGCAAGACCTGACCCCCATCTCCCCTTTGTGGTATTACGATGTTTGCGGTGTTGTTCATCTTATTTTTTCTCTTTGGTTGAATAGTATTTTTGTCTTGAGCTTGTCGGTTTATCTGGAATTGTCGGCTTCAAAAGACCTTGTTTTAATAAAGGCTGGAGAATTTTTGCTCGAAAATGTTCCCGATGCTTTAATTCCAGAAAGTCCATTATTTCAGATGTTGATTTTGGGGTCGTGCAAAACTTAAGAATTTCTTTGCTCTTCTCGGCTTGCTCGGTAACTTGCTCGGTAACCTGCTCGGTAACCTGCTCGGTGACTTGCGGGGTAGCTGTTTGCCTTGCCAGAGTGACGATAAAAAAATCCCCCGTATCAAACGCAATTTCAATTTCTCTTTCAGCCATAGCCTCCCGCATCCTGTTGATACCGGAACCGATCTTTTCCGTTATTCCAAGCCTGTGAAAGGCATCGAATAATATAGGATTTCGCGCCACACTGAGCTTCCCGAATTTACTGCTGTCGAAGAGAAGTCGGCCAGGATTTATTATTTCAACACGGTCATCATAGACCTCAACAAGAATACCTGCCCCTTCCTCAAAGTAATCTCTGTGAACCACCGCATTTACAAGCGCTT
This genomic window contains:
- the hpt gene encoding hypoxanthine phosphoribosyltransferase; its protein translation is MKIKEILYTKEEIDKRVKDLADIISRDYQEDELIVIGILKGAFVFMADLIRYFSIPCVVDFVRVASYGSGTASSEKIEFKKDIETDIKGKNVLIVEDIVDTGLTLSFLVDKLKERNPRSLKVCVFLDKKHRREIDFDADYVGFAMDEGFVVGYGLDCNEVGRSLPYVGVVEE
- a CDS encoding ribonuclease D; protein product: MKNNWVWVDNYSKLDKAKKGIERSSTICVDTEYDSFRYFRDKLCLIQIKAANSTYLFDPLNTLDLSFLGSIFSNPDILKVVHAGDNDIRILKRDYGFEFKNIFDTHRAASILGCQYLSLESIIFQYLGVELNKTKKMQRSRWENRPLTDEQIIYAVRDTQYLTDLYVRLKDEIKQEGLERVASEAFDKMMAVEWHEKSLDFNGHLKIKGAKDLNRYQRSRLKTLYRWRFKKAKETNIARFMILSDQNILDLSKIEKCSVESLGTIPTLSSRKAKTLGQEIIEVLNRL
- a CDS encoding cytoplasmic protein gives rise to the protein MKKETYRDFDATELYCPNCKRAVPVRKKLLLVLLGGEKYDYTCIYCGISLGDKMVTAKDNLGMIIK
- a CDS encoding NAD(+) synthase, which codes for MKQFFNLYNHGFVKVAVCIPEVRVADTVFNAESTVKLAKEAAENNAIFALFPELGISAYSNEDLFHQDALLQSVLDSLEYIIDATRDLNLIMVVGAPLQVDSSLFNCGIVLYRGKILGVAVKSYLPNYREFYEGRQFSPAEEALSETINLSGQENIPFGANIIFDVENIKHFKFFIEICEDVWVPVPPSGFAAMAGATVVGNLSASNVTIGKSEYRSNLASNQSARCVSAYLYAAAGTGESTTDLAWDGHAMVYENGNLLTESKRFSQDTQIIYADLDLDRLAQDRMRMTSFGQNARTHKNILARFRKISFSIETPGKRILLTREYPRFPYVPADPAKRDQLCFEAYNIQVQGLTKRLKSSGIQNVVIGISGGLDSTHALIVAARTMDLLNLPRSNIKAYTMPGFATTDKTYTNAVRLMKALGVEANEIDIKDSCMQMFKDIGHPYAEGKEVYDITFENVQAGERASHLFRIANLRDGLVVGTGDLSELALGWCTYGVGDHMSHYNVNTSVPKTLIQYLIRWVANTVQFNQETSGILFDILETEITPELIPGKDTQKTESEIGPYELQDFNIFYTTRFGYLPTKIAFMAHSAWKDKDKGLWPDVPEHRRNDYTLGEIKHWLQVYLFRFFKISQFKRSCAPNGPKVGSGGSLSPRSDYRAPSDSEATVWLENAGKIPEGDD